Proteins found in one Pseudoxanthomonas sp. SL93 genomic segment:
- a CDS encoding tetratricopeptide repeat protein — MATDDPRSARAQLRQRVQHAPLDFIAWVMLADAELDHGDAEAGLRAAAQALALRAGHPEALARLGRGHWMQGRHAQATDALRQAATQAPQHPGIALWLGHALEDAGEAEAAAQAYEHAYRLLPDEPLFAAHLLNWRRKLCDWRDLERLSAQVRAAVRDGGGVVEPFAFLSEDTRADEQLACARARAQVIARSIAPLPAPAQETGDGTLRFGFLSNGFGAHPTGLLTVAFFEAMRAHAEASVHLFALNADDRSPIRQRLEEATTLHDVAGLSHGEVAQRIREQQIDILYDLRGWGGGGTPEVLARRPAPLQVNWLAYPGTSGAPWMDYVLADRFALPPALVPGYSEQVAWLPGAFQPSDTRRGIGTPPDREDCGLPLSGVVYACFNNSYKLNPGSFTRMLDILKQVEGSVLWLLSGPGLADERLRAAARAQGVDAGRLVFMRKLPHADYLARYRHADLFLDCNPYNAHTTASDALWAGCPVLTRPGETFASRVAGSLNHHLGLDDLNTASDADYVRLAVTLGRDAGARDVLRTRLKLAREHAGLFDMARFATGFLQLARRMDQRRRQGLPPISLD; from the coding sequence GTGGCCACTGACGATCCGCGCAGTGCGCGTGCGCAACTGCGTCAGCGCGTGCAGCACGCTCCCCTGGATTTCATCGCCTGGGTGATGCTGGCGGATGCGGAGCTTGATCACGGCGACGCGGAAGCCGGATTGCGCGCTGCCGCGCAGGCATTGGCGTTGAGAGCCGGCCATCCTGAGGCCCTGGCCCGGCTTGGTCGCGGTCACTGGATGCAGGGCCGACATGCACAGGCCACCGACGCGCTGCGGCAGGCGGCCACGCAGGCACCGCAGCATCCCGGCATCGCGCTCTGGCTGGGCCACGCGCTGGAAGACGCCGGTGAAGCCGAAGCCGCCGCGCAGGCCTACGAGCATGCGTATCGCCTGCTGCCGGACGAGCCGCTCTTCGCCGCGCACCTGCTGAACTGGCGCCGCAAGCTGTGCGACTGGCGCGACCTCGAACGGCTTTCTGCCCAGGTCCGCGCCGCCGTGCGCGATGGCGGGGGCGTGGTGGAGCCGTTCGCCTTCCTCAGCGAGGACACGCGCGCCGACGAACAACTCGCCTGCGCCCGCGCACGCGCTCAGGTGATCGCACGGAGCATCGCGCCGCTGCCCGCGCCTGCGCAGGAAACCGGCGACGGCACGCTTCGCTTCGGCTTCCTGTCCAACGGTTTCGGTGCGCACCCGACCGGGCTGCTGACCGTGGCGTTCTTCGAAGCGATGCGCGCGCACGCGGAGGCCAGCGTGCATCTGTTCGCGCTCAATGCCGACGACCGCAGCCCGATCCGCCAGCGGCTGGAGGAAGCCACCACGCTGCATGACGTCGCCGGGCTGTCGCATGGCGAGGTGGCGCAACGCATCCGTGAGCAGCAGATCGACATCCTCTATGACTTGCGTGGCTGGGGGGGCGGTGGCACGCCGGAGGTGCTGGCGAGGCGGCCGGCGCCCCTGCAGGTCAACTGGCTGGCCTATCCCGGCACGTCCGGCGCGCCATGGATGGACTACGTGCTGGCGGATCGCTTCGCGCTGCCGCCCGCGCTAGTGCCCGGTTATAGCGAACAGGTCGCCTGGCTTCCCGGCGCTTTCCAGCCTTCCGATACACGACGCGGAATCGGCACGCCCCCGGACCGGGAAGACTGCGGCCTGCCCCTCTCGGGCGTGGTCTATGCGTGCTTCAACAACAGCTACAAGCTCAATCCGGGCAGCTTCACGCGGATGCTGGACATCCTGAAACAGGTGGAGGGCAGCGTGCTTTGGTTGCTGTCCGGCCCCGGTCTGGCCGACGAGCGCCTGCGCGCCGCGGCGCGCGCGCAAGGCGTGGACGCAGGTCGATTGGTGTTCATGCGCAAGCTGCCGCATGCGGACTACCTGGCGCGCTACCGGCACGCCGACCTGTTCCTGGACTGCAACCCGTACAACGCCCATACCACGGCGTCGGATGCGCTGTGGGCCGGCTGCCCGGTGCTGACGCGACCCGGCGAAACCTTCGCGTCGCGCGTGGCAGGCAGCCTCAACCATCACCTCGGGCTGGATGATCTGAACACCGCCAGCGACGCCGACTACGTGCGTCTTGCGGTGACGCTCGGCCGGGACGCGGGCGCCCGCGATGTGCTGCGCACGCGACTGAAGCTGGCACGCGAGCACGCTGGCCTGTTCGACATGGCGCGGTTCGCCACCGGCTTCCTGCAGCTGGCACGACGGATGGATCAGCGAAGGCGGCAGGGCCTGCCACCCATCTCACTCGACTGA
- a CDS encoding helix-turn-helix domain-containing protein, which translates to MSLDTTLRLLAKASGMTPADLAAAIPRAGVATVKSWMAGDKLPGRDQLNALARALGVPAGALLSELATTLDPARTRGEHDLLAAYRALNTRQQGALLEVARGMAGQARRKR; encoded by the coding sequence ATGTCACTGGACACTACCCTTCGCCTGCTGGCCAAGGCCAGCGGCATGACCCCGGCGGATCTTGCCGCCGCCATTCCGCGCGCCGGCGTGGCCACCGTCAAATCCTGGATGGCCGGCGACAAACTGCCCGGCCGTGACCAGTTGAACGCCCTGGCGCGCGCACTGGGCGTGCCGGCCGGCGCGCTGCTGTCGGAGCTGGCCACCACGCTGGACCCGGCCCGCACGCGCGGCGAACACGACCTGCTGGCTGCCTACCGCGCCCTCAACACGCGGCAGCAGGGCGCCCTGCTGGAAGTCGCGCGCGGCATGGCGGGACAGGCGCGCCGCAAGCGCTGA
- a CDS encoding glycosyl hydrolase family 18 protein, with protein sequence MLRSLGRTYWLIGALAMAASGSAYAQTVSCSGVPAWTSSTIYNPGDKLVYQNRLYEAKIQIWNAPPTHCTSCGWYQDLGACGTGSNQPPSVTLTAPANGASVTTGSTVTVSANASDSDGTIARVEFFRGTTSLGVDTASPYTVTWSNATAGSHAFRAVATDNGGATAQSATATITVGTPSDTIAPSVPAGLNSPSKTASSVSLAWAASTDNSGGSGVAGYDVYRNGSLAGSATGTSFTSTGLSANTAYSFTVRARDNAGNASAQSGAISVTTSAASDTVAPSVPTSLAVVGQTSSNISLAWNASTDNSGGSGVAGYDVYRNGVLAGSPAGNTYTVTGLAAATSYSFTVRARDVAGNASAQSTAITGSTTSGGGGGNKRLLGYFVQWGIYARNYRVKNIDTSGTAAKLTHINYAFGNVRNNRCEVGVTQPTNEATGAGGDAFADYTKAFSAAESVDGVADTWDQPLRGNWNQLKELKAKHPGLKVLISLGGWTWSRGFAEAARPANRQAFVASCIDAYIRGNLPVTDGAGGTGAALGVFDGIDLDWEYPNACGLSCGTAEDRANFTALLAEFRSQLNAVRPGLLLTVAVGAGVDKIAATDPGQYAQHLDFINIMSYDFHGTWEPRTNHHSALFDSPNDPSTGDIRFYNSNDAVEAFLQRGVPASKLNLGIGFYGRGWTNVPNVNNGLYQSGSAAAGTYEAGNEDYRVLKNLAWPSFIDPVARAHWIYNGTTFWSFDNPAIITEKMNYTKVQGLGGAFFWELSGDDAQGTLAKTMSAGLE encoded by the coding sequence ATGTTGAGGAGTTTGGGCAGGACTTACTGGCTGATCGGGGCGCTGGCGATGGCCGCCAGCGGCAGCGCCTACGCGCAGACCGTCAGCTGCAGCGGCGTACCCGCGTGGACGTCGTCCACCATCTACAACCCCGGCGACAAGCTGGTGTACCAAAACCGGCTGTACGAGGCGAAGATCCAGATCTGGAATGCGCCACCCACGCACTGCACGAGCTGCGGCTGGTACCAGGACCTGGGCGCATGCGGCACCGGCAGCAACCAGCCGCCCAGCGTCACGCTGACGGCACCCGCCAATGGCGCGTCCGTCACCACCGGCAGCACGGTGACGGTCAGCGCCAATGCCAGCGACAGCGATGGCACCATCGCGCGCGTGGAGTTCTTCCGCGGCACGACATCACTCGGGGTGGATACCGCATCGCCCTACACGGTCACCTGGAGCAACGCGACGGCCGGCAGCCATGCCTTCCGCGCGGTCGCCACCGACAACGGCGGCGCGACGGCCCAGTCGGCCACCGCCACGATCACCGTGGGTACCCCGTCGGACACCATCGCGCCCAGCGTGCCGGCCGGGTTGAATTCGCCATCGAAAACCGCGTCCAGCGTGTCGCTGGCGTGGGCCGCCTCCACCGACAACAGTGGCGGCAGCGGCGTGGCCGGTTATGACGTCTACCGGAATGGCTCGCTTGCGGGCTCGGCCACCGGCACCAGTTTCACCAGCACGGGACTGTCGGCCAACACCGCCTACAGCTTCACCGTCCGTGCGCGCGACAATGCCGGCAATGCGTCCGCGCAGAGCGGCGCCATCAGCGTGACCACCTCGGCGGCCAGCGATACCGTCGCCCCGTCGGTCCCCACCAGTCTGGCCGTGGTCGGCCAGACGAGCAGCAACATCTCGCTGGCGTGGAACGCCTCCACCGACAACAGCGGCGGCAGTGGCGTGGCCGGCTATGACGTCTACCGCAATGGCGTGCTCGCCGGCTCCCCGGCTGGCAACACCTACACCGTCACCGGACTGGCCGCGGCCACCAGCTACAGCTTCACGGTGCGCGCGCGCGACGTGGCGGGCAACGCGTCCGCTCAGAGCACGGCCATCACCGGCAGCACCACGTCCGGCGGTGGGGGCGGCAACAAGCGGCTGCTGGGTTATTTCGTGCAGTGGGGCATCTACGCACGCAACTACCGGGTGAAGAACATCGACACCAGCGGCACCGCCGCCAAGCTCACCCATATCAACTACGCGTTCGGCAATGTCCGCAACAACCGGTGCGAGGTCGGCGTCACCCAGCCCACCAACGAGGCCACCGGCGCAGGCGGCGACGCGTTCGCCGACTACACCAAGGCCTTCAGTGCGGCCGAAAGCGTCGACGGCGTCGCCGATACCTGGGACCAGCCGCTGCGCGGCAACTGGAACCAGCTGAAGGAACTGAAGGCCAAGCATCCCGGCCTGAAAGTGCTGATCTCGCTGGGCGGCTGGACGTGGTCGCGTGGCTTTGCCGAGGCCGCCAGGCCCGCCAACCGGCAGGCATTCGTGGCCTCGTGCATCGACGCCTACATCCGCGGCAACCTGCCCGTCACCGACGGCGCTGGCGGCACCGGTGCGGCGCTTGGCGTGTTCGACGGCATTGACCTGGACTGGGAATACCCCAACGCCTGCGGCCTCAGCTGCGGCACGGCGGAAGACCGCGCCAACTTCACCGCACTGCTGGCCGAATTCCGCAGCCAGCTCAACGCGGTGCGGCCGGGCCTGTTGCTGACCGTGGCGGTGGGTGCCGGCGTCGACAAGATCGCCGCCACCGATCCGGGCCAGTACGCGCAGCACCTGGATTTCATCAACATCATGAGCTACGACTTCCACGGCACGTGGGAACCACGCACCAACCACCATTCGGCGCTGTTCGATTCGCCCAACGATCCTTCCACGGGCGATATCCGCTTCTACAACAGCAATGACGCGGTCGAGGCCTTCCTGCAGCGTGGCGTGCCGGCCTCCAAGTTGAACCTGGGCATCGGCTTCTACGGCCGTGGCTGGACCAACGTGCCCAACGTCAACAACGGCCTGTACCAGAGCGGCAGCGCCGCCGCGGGCACGTACGAGGCGGGCAACGAGGACTACCGCGTGCTGAAGAACCTGGCGTGGCCCAGCTTCATCGATCCGGTCGCGCGCGCGCACTGGATCTACAACGGCACCACGTTCTGGTCGTTCGACAACCCGGCCATCATCACCGAGAAGATGAACTACACCAAGGTGCAGGGCCTGGGCGGCGCGTTCTTCTGGGAGCTCAGCGGCGACGATGCGCAGGGCACGCTGGCCAAGACGATGAGTGCGGGACTGGAGTAA
- the ispE gene encoding 4-(cytidine 5'-diphospho)-2-C-methyl-D-erythritol kinase gives MSTFNAADGWSAWPAPAKLNLFLQITGRRADGYHLLQTVFRLLEWGDTVHVRMREDGEVRRVGVSVPGVDEADDLLVRAANILKKEANVAQGVDIGVEKRIPAGGGFGGGSSDAATVLVALNQLWGTDLPGSRLEALGLALGADVPVFVRGHNAWAEGVGEELAPVTLPPAWYLLVDPGVHVPTAALFRDPDLTRDAAPAKISDFLSGSLLGNAFEPVLRCREPAIEAVFQALAHVGTPRLTGSGSGCFVEFADLASAEAAQADLPAGVRAWLAQGAALSPLLRRLGRGAGKEENA, from the coding sequence GTGAGTACGTTCAACGCGGCGGACGGCTGGTCGGCCTGGCCGGCCCCCGCGAAACTGAACCTCTTCCTGCAGATCACCGGACGCCGCGCGGACGGCTACCACCTGCTGCAGACCGTGTTCCGGCTGCTGGAATGGGGCGATACCGTTCATGTCCGGATGCGCGAGGATGGCGAAGTGCGTCGCGTGGGCGTCTCGGTTCCCGGCGTGGACGAAGCCGATGACCTGCTGGTGCGCGCGGCCAACATCCTCAAAAAAGAGGCAAATGTCGCACAAGGTGTCGACATCGGTGTCGAAAAGCGCATTCCTGCCGGCGGAGGTTTCGGCGGCGGATCATCGGATGCCGCCACAGTCCTGGTGGCACTGAACCAGCTGTGGGGCACGGATCTGCCGGGGAGTCGACTGGAAGCCCTGGGCCTTGCCCTGGGGGCGGATGTGCCGGTTTTCGTCCGTGGCCACAACGCCTGGGCCGAAGGGGTAGGGGAGGAACTGGCGCCGGTGACGCTGCCGCCGGCCTGGTACCTGCTGGTCGATCCGGGCGTCCACGTGCCCACCGCGGCACTTTTCCGTGATCCGGATTTGACGCGTGATGCCGCACCCGCGAAAATATCGGACTTCCTTTCGGGATCACTGCTCGGCAATGCGTTCGAGCCGGTGTTGCGCTGCCGGGAACCTGCCATCGAGGCGGTGTTCCAGGCCCTTGCGCACGTCGGCACGCCGCGGCTGACCGGTTCCGGCAGCGGTTGCTTCGTGGAGTTCGCCGACCTAGCGTCGGCCGAAGCGGCGCAGGCGGACCTGCCTGCGGGCGTCCGTGCCTGGCTGGCGCAGGGCGCTGCACTGTCGCCGCTGTTGCGGCGGCTCGGGCGTGGTGCCGGAAAGGAAGAAAACGCCTAG
- the ppk2 gene encoding polyphosphate kinase 2: MKTLKRKEYEALLTPLQLELAAMARWASHSGARIVVVMEGRDTAGKGGAITAITQHLNPRQCRVVALPKPSEREATQWYFQRYITHLPAAGEIVLFDRSWYNRAGVEKVMGYCSETQYRQFLQQAPVFERGITDDGILLFKYWLCVDQALQEERFAERAEEPLKSWKLSPIDLKAREKYGDYTAAREAMLKATHTAHAPWTLVDFNDQRLGRLTLIRHLLDRLPDTEVPLELLGLPPLKGKLAKEKYTVVKPIPSFRAKAPRG; encoded by the coding sequence ATGAAGACGCTCAAGCGAAAAGAATACGAAGCCCTGCTGACACCGCTCCAGCTGGAACTCGCGGCGATGGCGCGCTGGGCCTCGCACAGCGGCGCGCGCATCGTCGTGGTGATGGAAGGCCGCGACACGGCCGGGAAGGGCGGCGCGATCACCGCGATCACCCAGCACCTCAACCCGCGCCAGTGCCGGGTGGTCGCGCTGCCCAAGCCCAGCGAACGCGAAGCGACGCAGTGGTACTTCCAGCGCTACATCACGCACCTGCCGGCGGCCGGCGAGATCGTCCTGTTCGACCGCAGCTGGTACAACCGCGCCGGCGTGGAGAAGGTGATGGGCTACTGCAGCGAAACGCAGTACCGCCAGTTCCTGCAGCAGGCGCCGGTGTTCGAGCGCGGCATCACCGACGACGGCATCCTGCTGTTCAAGTACTGGCTGTGCGTGGACCAGGCGCTGCAGGAGGAGCGTTTCGCCGAACGCGCCGAAGAGCCGTTGAAGAGCTGGAAGCTGTCGCCCATCGACCTCAAGGCGCGGGAAAAGTACGGCGACTACACCGCTGCGCGCGAAGCCATGCTGAAAGCCACGCATACCGCCCATGCCCCGTGGACGCTGGTCGACTTCAACGACCAGCGCCTGGGCCGGCTCACCCTGATCCGCCACCTGCTGGATCGGCTGCCGGATACCGAAGTGCCTCTCGAGCTGCTGGGCCTGCCGCCCCTGAAGGGCAAGCTGGCCAAAGAGAAGTACACCGTGGTGAAGCCCATCCCCTCCTTCCGCGCCAAGGCGCCGCGCGGCTAG
- the prfA gene encoding peptide chain release factor 1 — protein MTPTLRRKLEALAERREELERLLSDPGVLADNDRFRNYSREFSQLEPLATAMAEEKKARDDLSAAQAMRDDPELAELAEEEIGAARARLAQLDDELMLLLLPKDSRDEGNLFLEVRAGTGGDEAAIFAGDLFRMYARYAERQGWKVEVESDSPGEHGGYKEVVARIVGRGAYSRLKFESGTHRVQRVPETESQGRIHTSAATVAIIPDVEEVEEVVINPADLRVDTFRSSGAGGQHVNKTDSAIRITHVPTGTVVECQTERSQHANRDKAMKRLKAQLLDAERSKQQAAQAESRKLQVGSGDRSQRIRTYNFPQGRITDHRVEGLTLYDLPNVLQGNLDELVDRLSREYLADELARLTEAA, from the coding sequence ATGACGCCGACGCTGCGCCGTAAGCTCGAAGCGCTGGCCGAACGCCGCGAAGAACTCGAACGCCTGCTCTCCGACCCTGGCGTGCTGGCCGACAACGACCGCTTCCGCAACTACTCGCGCGAGTTCTCGCAGCTGGAACCGCTGGCGACCGCGATGGCGGAAGAAAAGAAGGCGCGCGACGACCTGTCCGCCGCGCAGGCGATGCGCGATGACCCGGAACTGGCCGAGCTGGCGGAAGAAGAGATCGGCGCGGCGCGGGCACGGCTGGCGCAGCTGGACGACGAGCTGATGCTGCTGCTGCTGCCCAAGGACAGCCGCGACGAAGGCAACCTCTTCCTGGAGGTGCGCGCGGGCACCGGCGGCGACGAAGCCGCGATCTTCGCCGGCGACCTGTTCCGCATGTACGCGCGCTATGCGGAACGGCAGGGCTGGAAAGTCGAGGTGGAATCCGACAGCCCGGGCGAGCACGGCGGCTACAAGGAGGTCGTGGCGCGCATCGTCGGCCGCGGCGCCTATTCACGGCTGAAGTTCGAGTCCGGCACCCATCGCGTGCAGCGCGTCCCCGAAACCGAATCGCAGGGCCGCATCCACACGTCCGCCGCCACCGTCGCGATCATTCCCGACGTGGAAGAGGTCGAGGAGGTCGTCATCAATCCCGCGGACCTGCGCGTGGATACGTTCCGGTCGTCCGGTGCCGGCGGCCAGCACGTCAACAAGACCGACTCGGCCATCCGCATCACCCACGTGCCCACCGGCACCGTGGTCGAATGCCAGACCGAGCGCAGCCAGCACGCCAACCGCGACAAGGCGATGAAGCGGCTCAAGGCCCAGTTGCTGGATGCCGAGCGCAGCAAGCAGCAGGCCGCGCAGGCGGAATCGCGCAAGCTGCAGGTCGGCAGCGGCGACCGCAGCCAGCGCATACGCACCTACAACTTCCCGCAGGGGCGCATCACCGACCACCGCGTCGAAGGCCTCACCCTGTACGACCTGCCCAACGTGCTGCAGGGGAATCTGGACGAACTGGTCGATCGCCTGAGCCGCGAATACCTGGCCGACGAACTGGCACGACTGACCGAAGCGGCCTGA
- a CDS encoding acylphosphatase — translation MAAVRFLVSGKVQGVFFRASTRERALDLRLSGRATNLPDGRVEVIAAGPVDALDTLEAWLRHGPPSARVDSVERGDWQGAVNEGFVTG, via the coding sequence ATGGCGGCGGTGCGTTTCCTGGTGAGCGGCAAGGTGCAGGGCGTGTTCTTCCGCGCTTCCACCCGCGAACGCGCACTGGACCTGCGGCTGTCCGGGCGCGCCACCAATCTGCCCGATGGGCGCGTTGAAGTGATTGCCGCCGGGCCTGTCGACGCACTCGATACGCTGGAAGCCTGGTTGCGGCATGGGCCGCCCTCGGCGCGCGTGGACAGCGTGGAGCGCGGCGACTGGCAGGGTGCGGTCAACGAAGGGTTCGTCACCGGCTGA
- the hemA gene encoding glutamyl-tRNA reductase produces MTLWVLGLNHQTAPVDLRERVAFGPQTLPAALASLRALPQVAEAALLSTCNRTELYAVAEDGEALARWLATHAEGLDTYLYRHQDADAVRHLFRVATGLDSMVLGEPQILGQVKDAWASAREHGALGSRLDRLFQQTFAVAKRARTDTRVGANPVSVASTAVRLAQNSFARLSESTVLLVGAGETIELAAKHLSEGRVRRLLIANRTLAHAQELASRHGGYALPLGELERHLAEADVVFSATAAREPVVTRAQVASALSRRKHKPMLLFDLAVPRDIESGVADLADAYLYTVDDLERAVEDNRRGRREAADAAEAIIDVQVGRFMEGLHASTRQEPLKRLRALGESTREDVLAKARQQLANGRDAEQVLEFLAHTLTNRLLHPPTAALREAALSGDAELSRAADRLFPAQAPYSHMKKDDDADAAP; encoded by the coding sequence ATGACGTTGTGGGTCCTAGGACTGAACCACCAGACCGCGCCGGTCGACCTGCGCGAACGGGTGGCGTTTGGCCCGCAGACACTGCCTGCCGCGCTGGCTTCGCTGCGCGCGTTGCCCCAGGTGGCGGAAGCCGCACTGCTGTCCACCTGCAACCGCACCGAGCTCTATGCCGTTGCCGAAGACGGCGAGGCCCTGGCGCGCTGGTTGGCCACCCATGCCGAAGGCCTGGACACCTATCTCTACCGCCACCAGGATGCCGACGCGGTCCGTCACCTGTTCCGCGTCGCGACCGGCCTGGACTCGATGGTGCTGGGTGAGCCACAGATCCTGGGCCAAGTGAAGGACGCCTGGGCCAGCGCACGCGAGCACGGTGCGCTCGGCAGCCGCCTCGACCGGCTGTTCCAGCAGACCTTCGCCGTCGCCAAGCGTGCGCGCACCGACACGCGCGTGGGCGCGAACCCGGTTTCCGTCGCGTCCACCGCCGTGCGGCTGGCGCAGAACTCCTTCGCCCGCCTCAGCGAATCCACCGTGCTGCTGGTCGGGGCCGGCGAAACGATCGAACTGGCCGCCAAGCACCTGAGCGAAGGACGCGTACGCCGGCTGCTGATCGCCAACCGCACACTGGCCCACGCGCAGGAGCTGGCCAGCCGCCATGGTGGCTATGCGCTGCCCCTGGGCGAACTGGAACGCCACCTTGCCGAAGCCGACGTGGTGTTCTCCGCCACCGCGGCACGCGAACCCGTGGTGACCCGCGCACAGGTCGCCAGCGCGCTGTCCCGGCGCAAGCACAAGCCGATGCTGCTGTTTGATCTTGCCGTCCCGCGCGACATCGAATCTGGCGTGGCGGACCTGGCCGACGCCTACCTCTACACCGTCGACGACCTGGAACGGGCGGTGGAAGACAACCGCCGCGGCCGGCGCGAGGCAGCCGATGCCGCCGAAGCCATCATCGACGTGCAGGTGGGGCGCTTCATGGAAGGCCTGCACGCCAGCACGCGGCAGGAACCCCTCAAGCGCCTGCGCGCCCTGGGCGAATCCACCCGCGAGGACGTGCTGGCCAAGGCACGCCAGCAACTGGCCAACGGGCGGGACGCCGAGCAGGTGCTGGAATTCCTGGCGCACACACTGACCAACCGCCTGCTGCACCCGCCGACCGCCGCATTGCGCGAAGCCGCGCTCAGCGGTGACGCGGAACTGTCGCGTGCCGCCGACCGCCTGTTCCCCGCGCAGGCGCCCTACTCCCACATGAAGAAAGACGATGACGCCGACGCTGCGCCGTAA
- a CDS encoding GNAT family N-acetyltransferase, whose amino-acid sequence MKTPITRATSDDADAIAPLFDLYRRFYGQPADLARARAFIGERLARGESVILVARHDGELAGFTQLFPSFSSVSAGRTWVLNDLFVHPHARRHGLARALLAAAAEFARTDGALRLELETDHDNHHAQALYRAMGWEPFDGTLRFRLGL is encoded by the coding sequence ATGAAGACCCCCATCACCCGCGCGACAAGCGATGACGCGGATGCCATCGCCCCGTTGTTCGACCTGTACCGTCGCTTCTACGGACAGCCTGCCGACCTGGCACGCGCCCGCGCCTTCATCGGCGAGCGGCTGGCCCGCGGGGAATCGGTGATCCTGGTGGCCAGGCACGATGGCGAGCTGGCGGGATTCACCCAGTTGTTCCCGTCGTTTTCCTCCGTTTCCGCAGGACGCACCTGGGTACTCAACGACCTGTTCGTGCACCCGCATGCGCGCCGCCATGGCCTGGCGCGTGCCCTGCTTGCCGCCGCCGCCGAATTCGCGCGCACCGACGGCGCATTGCGGCTGGAACTGGAAACCGACCACGACAACCATCATGCGCAGGCGCTTTACCGCGCGATGGGATGGGAACCGTTCGACGGCACGCTGCGGTTCCGGCTGGGGCTGTAA
- the lolB gene encoding lipoprotein insertase outer membrane protein LolB — MNIRGVTMAGLVALSMLGCASRGPTASTAPVMTDPEAIAAAQATQATREAWLASREDWSFEGRVAVNAQGKGGSGRIDWQQRGDAYQVALSAPVTRQSWRLMGDLHSDAGRIEGLEGGPREGEDAEVLLREATGWDIPLQALVRWTRGLADAEFRSDGPGEQAYSLEGNLRSLRQQGWRVEFTDWFPPQGERPAMPRRIDATRDGASVRLVVDQWNFETP, encoded by the coding sequence ATGAACATCCGTGGCGTGACGATGGCAGGGCTGGTGGCCCTGTCGATGCTGGGCTGTGCCAGTCGTGGTCCTACGGCGTCGACGGCGCCGGTCATGACCGATCCGGAGGCGATTGCCGCTGCCCAGGCGACGCAGGCCACACGGGAAGCCTGGCTGGCGAGCCGCGAGGACTGGTCGTTCGAGGGGCGCGTGGCGGTCAATGCGCAGGGCAAGGGCGGCAGCGGCCGCATCGACTGGCAACAGCGCGGTGATGCCTACCAGGTGGCACTGAGTGCGCCGGTCACGCGGCAAAGCTGGCGCCTGATGGGCGACCTGCATTCCGATGCCGGCCGCATTGAGGGCCTGGAAGGCGGTCCGCGCGAAGGCGAGGACGCCGAAGTGCTGCTGAGGGAGGCCACCGGCTGGGACATTCCGCTGCAGGCGCTGGTCCGCTGGACGCGTGGCCTGGCGGACGCGGAGTTCCGCAGCGACGGGCCCGGCGAGCAGGCCTACTCCCTTGAGGGAAACCTGCGCAGCCTGCGCCAGCAGGGCTGGCGGGTGGAGTTCACCGACTGGTTCCCGCCGCAAGGCGAGCGCCCGGCCATGCCGCGACGCATCGATGCCACGCGGGACGGGGCGTCGGTACGGTTGGTCGTTGACCAGTGGAACTTCGAGACGCCGTGA
- the moaB gene encoding molybdenum cofactor biosynthesis protein B, whose product MSHADELIPLNLCVLTVSDSRTLQEDRSGDYLVAALTEAGHQVHARALLPDDRYRLRALVSHWIADPAVDGILVTGGTGFTGRDSTPEALLPLLDKEMPGFGELFRQISFDEIGTSSLQSRAFAGLANQTFVFCLPGSTSACRTGWEKIIRAQLDARTKPCNLATLRPRLKE is encoded by the coding sequence ATGAGCCATGCCGACGAACTGATCCCCTTGAACCTTTGCGTGCTGACCGTTTCGGACAGCCGCACCCTGCAGGAAGATCGCTCCGGCGACTATCTGGTCGCCGCACTCACGGAGGCGGGCCACCAGGTGCACGCACGCGCACTGCTGCCGGACGACCGTTACCGCCTGCGGGCCCTCGTGTCGCACTGGATCGCCGATCCGGCGGTGGACGGCATCCTGGTGACCGGTGGCACCGGCTTCACCGGTCGCGATTCGACGCCTGAGGCGCTGCTGCCGCTGCTGGACAAGGAGATGCCCGGCTTCGGCGAACTGTTCCGGCAGATCAGCTTCGACGAGATCGGTACGTCGTCGCTGCAGTCGCGCGCATTCGCGGGCCTGGCCAACCAGACGTTCGTGTTCTGCCTGCCCGGCTCCACCTCCGCCTGCCGCACGGGCTGGGAAAAGATCATCCGCGCGCAGCTCGATGCGCGCACGAAACCCTGCAACCTGGCCACGTTGCGTCCCCGCCTGAAGGAATGA